From Citricoccus sp. SGAir0253, a single genomic window includes:
- a CDS encoding isoprenyl transferase, with protein sequence MRRPHVLYSLYERLIAAGLDADRLPRHIGVVLDGNRRWARACGATTADGHQAGAEKIHEFLGWCDELGIRVVTLYMLSTDNMNRPADELQQLVDIIGTTLERLGDGLENGHRVRVQAVGASELLPDGLAATLADLEARTADAEGLHVNVAVGYGGRREIVDAVKELLLEADAAGRSAAEVAAELSDEQISARLYTRGQPDPDLVIRTSGEQRLSGFLMWQSAYSEFYFCEALWPDFRRVDFVRALRDFASRQRRFGS encoded by the coding sequence ATGAGGCGACCGCACGTCCTCTACAGCCTCTACGAGCGTCTCATCGCCGCCGGCCTCGACGCGGACCGGCTTCCCCGGCACATCGGGGTGGTCCTGGACGGGAACCGGCGCTGGGCCCGGGCGTGCGGGGCGACCACCGCGGACGGCCACCAGGCCGGGGCGGAGAAGATCCACGAGTTCCTCGGCTGGTGTGACGAGCTCGGGATCCGGGTGGTCACCCTCTACATGCTCTCCACCGACAACATGAACCGGCCCGCGGACGAGCTCCAGCAGCTCGTGGACATCATCGGCACCACCCTCGAGCGCCTGGGCGACGGGCTCGAGAACGGGCACCGTGTGCGGGTGCAGGCCGTGGGCGCCTCCGAGCTGCTGCCGGACGGACTGGCCGCCACGCTCGCCGACCTCGAGGCCCGCACCGCGGACGCCGAGGGCCTGCACGTCAACGTGGCCGTGGGCTACGGGGGCCGCCGGGAGATCGTGGACGCCGTGAAGGAGCTGCTGCTGGAAGCCGACGCCGCCGGGCGCAGCGCCGCCGAGGTGGCCGCCGAGCTCAGCGACGAGCAGATCTCCGCCCGGCTCTACACCCGCGGCCAGCCGGACCCCGACCTGGTGATCCGCACCTCGGGGGAGCAGCGGCTCTCCGGGTTCCTCATGTGGCAGTCCGCCTACTCGGAGTTCTACTTCTGCGAGGCGCTCTGGCCCGACTTCCGGCGCGTGGACTTCGTGCGCGCCCTGCGGGACTTCGCCTCCCGCCAGCGCCGCTTCGGCTCCTGA
- a CDS encoding DUF4307 domain-containing protein has product MDDSLQASAHEAPTDSLANRYGRPQSPRGPSGRRRGRAIAVAALVLAVGLVAWFTASATGRGLDWKDVGFEIASPTRASVTFQLTKDPADTVECAVQVLSEEYAVVGWRTVVIGPQDASGTGLPSDRTRYYDVDLRTDALGVNGGVNSCWVRDA; this is encoded by the coding sequence ATGGACGACTCACTCCAGGCCTCGGCGCACGAGGCGCCGACAGACAGCCTAGCGAACCGGTATGGCCGTCCCCAAAGCCCCCGGGGCCCCTCGGGGCGCCGCCGGGGCAGGGCGATCGCGGTCGCCGCACTGGTGCTGGCCGTCGGCCTCGTCGCCTGGTTCACCGCCTCGGCCACCGGCCGCGGCCTGGACTGGAAGGACGTGGGCTTCGAGATCGCCTCGCCCACCCGGGCGTCGGTGACGTTCCAGCTCACCAAGGACCCGGCGGACACGGTCGAGTGCGCCGTGCAGGTGCTCTCCGAGGAGTACGCGGTGGTGGGCTGGCGGACCGTCGTCATCGGCCCCCAGGACGCCTCCGGCACCGGGCTGCCCTCGGACCGGACGCGGTACTACGACGTGGACCTGCGCACCGACGCGCTGGGCGTCAACGGCGGCGTCAACTCCTGCTGGGTGCGCGACGCCTGA
- a CDS encoding ABC transporter ATP-binding protein, with the protein MLTLNDVTLAYPDGEDGTLYALDGVDLTVPDGQLLALVGPSGSGKSSLLAVAAALVSPTAGSVRIDGTEVTAAGEAERARIRRERVGLVFQQPRLLPSLTALEQLELVGVLAGNRPRAVRTAAREALAAVGLSGAAHRRPHQLSGGQRQRVNIARALLGEPAVLLVDEPTSALDHERSAEVMDLLATLTHERSTATVVVTHDLEFVPVADRSVTLRDGRIRPGATH; encoded by the coding sequence ATGCTGACCCTGAACGACGTGACCCTGGCCTACCCCGACGGTGAGGACGGCACCCTGTACGCCCTGGACGGCGTGGACCTCACCGTCCCGGACGGGCAGCTGCTCGCGCTCGTCGGCCCGTCCGGCTCCGGCAAGTCCAGCCTGCTCGCCGTCGCCGCGGCCCTCGTGAGCCCCACCGCCGGCTCCGTGCGCATCGACGGGACCGAGGTGACGGCGGCCGGGGAGGCCGAGCGCGCCCGCATCCGGCGCGAGCGCGTGGGCCTCGTGTTCCAGCAGCCGCGGCTGCTGCCCTCGCTGACGGCCCTCGAGCAGCTGGAGCTGGTCGGCGTGCTGGCCGGCAACCGGCCCCGCGCGGTCCGCACCGCCGCGCGGGAGGCGCTGGCCGCCGTCGGGCTCTCCGGGGCCGCGCACCGCCGGCCCCACCAGCTCTCCGGCGGCCAGCGCCAGCGGGTCAACATCGCCCGGGCCCTGCTCGGCGAGCCCGCCGTGCTGCTCGTGGACGAGCCGACCTCGGCGCTGGACCACGAGCGCTCGGCCGAGGTGATGGACCTGCTCGCCACGCTCACCCACGAGCGGTCCACGGCCACCGTGGTGGTCACCCACGACCTCGAGTTCGTCCCGGTCGCGGACCGATCGGTCACCCTGCGTGACGGACGGATCCGGCCGGGGGCGACGCACTAG
- a CDS encoding class II fumarate hydratase, whose protein sequence is MTDQTPSEHSSAQQFRIEHDTMGEVKVPVDALYRAQTQRAVENFPISGKTLEPAHIHALAQVKKAAAKANAELGVISEERRDAIVAAADEVISGQHDAHYPIDVFQTGSGTSSNMNTNEVLANLATRSLKAAGSDTEVHPNDHVNASQSSNDVFPTSVHIAVTGALINDLKPALEHLAASLERKAKEFENVVKSGRTHLMDATPVTLGQEFGGYAAQVRYGIERIDASLPRVAEVPLGGTAVGTGINTPKGFSARVIELLAEETGLPITEARNHFEAQANRDGLVEASGQLRNIAYSFMKINNDLRWMGSGPNTGLGEILIPDLQPGSSIMPGKVNPVICEAAIMVCAQVIGNDTTVSLSSTNGAFELNVGIPVMAANLLESIRLLANTSRVMADKMIDGIEANVERCSFLAGASPSIVTPLNKVIGYEAAAKIAKHSVAQKMTVREAVVDLGYVERGEVTEEQLDAALDTMSMTHPA, encoded by the coding sequence ATGACCGATCAGACTCCTTCCGAGCACTCTTCCGCACAGCAGTTCCGCATCGAGCACGACACGATGGGCGAGGTCAAGGTCCCCGTCGACGCCCTGTACCGGGCGCAGACCCAGCGCGCCGTGGAGAACTTCCCGATCTCCGGCAAGACGCTCGAGCCGGCCCACATCCACGCCCTGGCCCAGGTCAAGAAGGCCGCCGCGAAGGCCAACGCCGAGCTCGGCGTGATCTCCGAGGAGCGCCGGGACGCGATCGTGGCCGCCGCGGACGAGGTCATCTCCGGCCAGCACGACGCGCACTACCCGATCGACGTGTTCCAGACCGGCTCGGGCACCTCCTCGAACATGAACACCAACGAGGTGCTGGCGAACCTGGCCACCCGCTCGCTGAAGGCCGCCGGCTCGGACACCGAGGTCCACCCGAACGACCACGTCAACGCCTCGCAGTCCTCCAACGACGTGTTCCCCACCTCGGTGCACATCGCCGTCACGGGCGCCCTGATCAACGACCTGAAGCCGGCCCTCGAGCACCTCGCCGCCTCCCTGGAGCGCAAGGCCAAGGAGTTCGAGAACGTGGTCAAGTCCGGCCGCACCCACCTGATGGACGCCACCCCGGTCACCCTGGGCCAGGAGTTCGGCGGCTACGCCGCGCAGGTGCGCTACGGGATCGAGCGCATCGACGCCTCCCTGCCGCGCGTGGCCGAGGTCCCGCTGGGCGGCACCGCCGTGGGCACCGGCATCAACACCCCCAAGGGCTTCTCCGCCCGCGTGATCGAGCTGCTCGCCGAGGAGACCGGCCTGCCGATCACCGAGGCGCGCAACCACTTCGAGGCCCAGGCCAACCGCGACGGCCTCGTGGAGGCCTCCGGCCAGCTGCGCAACATCGCCTACTCGTTCATGAAGATCAACAACGACCTGCGCTGGATGGGCTCCGGCCCGAACACCGGCCTGGGCGAGATCCTCATCCCGGACCTGCAGCCGGGCTCCTCGATCATGCCGGGCAAGGTCAACCCCGTCATCTGCGAGGCGGCCATCATGGTCTGCGCCCAGGTGATCGGCAACGACACCACGGTGTCCCTGTCCTCCACCAACGGCGCCTTCGAGCTCAACGTCGGCATCCCGGTGATGGCCGCCAACCTGCTGGAGTCCATCCGCCTGCTGGCCAACACCTCCCGCGTCATGGCGGACAAGATGATCGACGGCATCGAGGCCAACGTGGAGCGCTGCTCCTTCCTGGCCGGGGCCTCCCCGTCCATCGTCACCCCGCTGAACAAGGTCATCGGCTACGAGGCGGCCGCGAAGATCGCCAAGCACTCCGTGGCCCAGAAGATGACCGTGCGCGAGGCCGTGGTGGACCTCGGCTACGTGGAGCGCGGCGAGGTCACCGAGGAGCAGCTGGACGCGGCCCTGGACACCATGTCCATGACCCACCCGGCCTGA
- a CDS encoding rhomboid family intramembrane serine protease: MPGPVDPPRTPSVVETYRSQPGWIRRAVPIAGLVALMWVLEVLDLFAGGWLNQFGIRPLDPDALTGILVAPLLHAGLGHLASNTLPLLVLGTLIAWITGRWWIITAGVWLLGGLLTWLVGGPGTNHIGASIVVYGYAAFLVTYGILSRRLAAILAAVATVLLYGGFVWGFLPLNPRVSWEGHLAGAAAGVVVAFADTGQARRDRRLRALGRRDGLV; this comes from the coding sequence ATGCCCGGCCCCGTGGACCCGCCCAGGACCCCGTCCGTCGTCGAGACCTACCGCTCCCAGCCCGGCTGGATCCGCCGGGCCGTGCCGATCGCCGGCCTCGTGGCCCTCATGTGGGTCCTCGAGGTGCTCGACCTGTTCGCCGGCGGGTGGCTGAACCAATTCGGCATCCGGCCGCTCGACCCGGACGCGCTCACCGGCATCCTCGTGGCCCCGCTGCTGCACGCCGGTCTCGGCCACCTGGCCTCCAACACCCTGCCGCTGCTGGTCCTGGGCACGCTCATCGCCTGGATCACGGGCCGGTGGTGGATCATCACCGCGGGGGTGTGGCTGCTCGGCGGGCTGCTGACGTGGCTGGTCGGCGGGCCGGGCACCAACCACATCGGCGCCTCGATCGTGGTCTACGGCTACGCCGCCTTCCTGGTGACCTACGGGATCCTGTCCCGCCGCCTCGCGGCGATCCTCGCGGCCGTGGCCACCGTCCTGCTCTACGGCGGCTTCGTGTGGGGCTTCCTGCCCCTGAACCCGCGCGTGTCCTGGGAGGGGCACCTGGCGGGGGCCGCGGCCGGCGTGGTCGTGGCCTTCGCCGACACGGGGCAGGCCCGCCGCGACCGGCGCCTGCGGGCCCTGGGCCGGCGGGACGGGCTCGTCTGA
- a CDS encoding A24 family peptidase, whose protein sequence is MPSVLAETVREGNWLLLAAVVAALAVFVVCGTALAVTDVREHRLPNLWTGRLAAGGAVALGLGCLASDVGWTRFWGMAGGGAAYLALMLVLHLLSRTGMGMGDVKLGGALGLYAGWLGWDHLAGAVVLGFVAGGVLALVLVVVRRATPSSHLPFGPAMLLGTALALLA, encoded by the coding sequence ATGCCGAGCGTGCTGGCCGAGACCGTCCGAGAGGGGAACTGGCTGCTGCTGGCCGCCGTGGTCGCGGCGCTGGCGGTCTTCGTCGTGTGCGGGACGGCCCTGGCGGTGACGGACGTGCGCGAGCACCGCCTGCCGAACCTGTGGACCGGGCGGCTGGCCGCCGGCGGGGCCGTCGCCCTGGGGCTGGGGTGCCTGGCCAGCGACGTCGGCTGGACCCGGTTCTGGGGCATGGCCGGGGGCGGCGCCGCCTACCTGGCGCTCATGCTCGTCCTGCACCTGCTCAGCCGCACGGGGATGGGCATGGGGGACGTCAAGCTCGGCGGGGCCCTGGGCCTGTACGCCGGCTGGCTGGGCTGGGACCACCTGGCCGGCGCCGTGGTGCTGGGCTTCGTCGCCGGCGGCGTGCTGGCCCTGGTCCTCGTGGTGGTCCGGCGCGCCACCCCCTCCAGCCACCTGCCGTTCGGGCCGGCCATGCTGCTGGGCACCGCCCTCGCCCTGCTGGCCTGA
- the mca gene encoding mycothiol conjugate amidase Mca, whose amino-acid sequence MAVHAHPDDESSKGAAMMAAYEEAGAEVMVVTCTGGERGDLLNPAYGDTVRLDRDITGVRRAEMEEAGAALGIEHRWLGFMDSGLPEGDPLPPLPAGCFATVPLEQAAAPLVRVIREFRPHVLIGYDEIGGYPHPDHIKAHEITVEAYRAAGDPERYPGTGEPWTPSKLYYDRAFNPDKYRALHEAYLAAGEESPFAERMQWYASLEEEQAREAERAQQAREAQQAERGTEEGASAEADDAPAEGRPQHSRVPRFRLTDHRVTTQIHVADYLERRDTALRAHRTQVDPTGHFFAAPNELLRRTWPWEDYVLIDSRVETTLPETDLFTGLR is encoded by the coding sequence ATGGCGGTGCACGCGCACCCGGACGACGAGTCCTCCAAGGGCGCGGCCATGATGGCCGCCTACGAGGAGGCCGGCGCCGAGGTCATGGTGGTCACGTGCACCGGGGGTGAGCGCGGGGATCTGCTGAACCCCGCCTACGGGGACACCGTGCGCCTGGACCGGGACATCACCGGGGTGCGCCGGGCCGAGATGGAGGAGGCCGGGGCCGCGCTGGGGATCGAGCACCGCTGGCTCGGCTTCATGGACTCCGGCCTGCCCGAGGGCGATCCGCTGCCGCCGCTGCCCGCCGGCTGCTTCGCCACCGTCCCCCTGGAGCAGGCCGCGGCGCCGCTGGTCCGCGTCATCCGGGAGTTCCGCCCGCACGTGCTGATCGGCTACGACGAGATCGGCGGCTACCCGCACCCGGACCACATCAAGGCCCACGAGATCACGGTGGAGGCCTACCGCGCTGCCGGTGACCCGGAGAGGTACCCCGGCACGGGCGAGCCGTGGACCCCGTCCAAGCTGTACTACGACCGGGCGTTCAACCCGGACAAGTACCGCGCCCTCCACGAGGCCTACCTCGCGGCGGGGGAGGAGTCCCCCTTCGCCGAGCGGATGCAGTGGTACGCGTCGCTGGAGGAGGAACAGGCCCGGGAGGCCGAGCGGGCGCAGCAGGCACGTGAGGCCCAGCAGGCCGAGCGCGGGACGGAGGAGGGCGCCTCGGCCGAGGCGGACGACGCCCCGGCCGAGGGTCGGCCCCAGCACTCGCGGGTGCCCCGGTTCCGCCTCACCGACCACCGCGTGACCACCCAGATCCACGTGGCGGACTACCTCGAACGGCGGGACACCGCCCTGCGGGCGCACCGCACGCAGGTGGACCCCACCGGCCACTTCTTCGCGGCCCCGAACGAGCTGCTGCGGCGCACCTGGCCGTGGGAGGACTACGTCCTGATCGACTCGCGGGTCGAGACCACGCTGCCGGAGACGGACCTGTTCACGGGCCTGCGCTGA
- a CDS encoding NUDIX domain-containing protein — protein MTTPEFVLALREKVGAQSLWLPGCKAVVLRAADVAGPAARDAAGAGHREVLLVKRSDTGRWTLPAGIIEPGEEPAATAVRETLEETGVTCAPRRLAGVGTTHEVTYPNGDRARYLDVVMVMDYVGGEARVNDHENTAVGWYRLDALPELPELHARALDWALEETAEARFVVPAVRG, from the coding sequence ATGACCACTCCCGAGTTCGTCCTGGCCCTGCGCGAGAAGGTCGGCGCCCAGAGCCTGTGGCTGCCCGGCTGCAAGGCCGTCGTGCTGCGGGCCGCGGACGTTGCCGGCCCGGCGGCCCGGGACGCGGCCGGGGCGGGGCACCGGGAGGTGCTGCTCGTGAAGCGCTCCGACACCGGCCGCTGGACGCTGCCGGCCGGGATCATCGAGCCCGGGGAGGAACCGGCCGCCACGGCCGTGCGGGAGACCCTGGAGGAGACCGGGGTGACGTGCGCGCCGAGGCGGCTGGCCGGCGTCGGGACCACCCACGAGGTGACGTACCCCAACGGGGACCGCGCCCGGTACCTGGACGTGGTGATGGTGATGGACTACGTGGGCGGCGAGGCGCGCGTGAACGACCACGAGAACACCGCGGTGGGCTGGTACCGGCTCGACGCCCTGCCGGAACTGCCGGAGCTGCACGCCCGGGCGCTGGACTGGGCGCTGGAGGAGACGGCGGAGGCCCGGTTCGTCGTCCCCGCGGTGCGGGGCTGA
- a CDS encoding thioredoxin domain-containing protein produces MDPTGNQLSDTTSPYLLQHAGNPVHWRPWGAEAFAEAARRDVPVFVSIGYAACHWCHVMAHESFEDQATAEELNEHFVAVKVDREEHPDVDDAYMTATQLLTGRGGWPMSVFTTPDGRPFHAGTYYPPTPRQVGGGDGAAHGGRVPSFREVLAAVFSAWSSRRAEVERAAAALAAEVGRQSGALAGIVLGAGSGAGTAAGRGDGTAAERGAQDGPASGAGEPPGADGPDGGPPDPLDLRPAGLAEPAEATAAPGAEAGPRRFGPALTGALARLAELEDEGHGGFGTRAPKFPPSPALGFLLQMASTGPAPERRAAWELASRTLATMGTSALADPLSGGFARYATDRDWALPHFEKMLYDNAQLLRWYARWAALPGLVDLEPVDPRHPGLGRRLALGTAAWLDGRMRTASGAFAASLDADTVVGDRPVEGATYTWTPFELGEALAAGAPEARAADVAHLAGVLAGVPVEAGGRELTLHAGRLLTDAEQRLWDRALPELRRRAAARPQPARDGKEVAAWNGMAVTALAEAWALLGEDSLLGSALAAGRALWRVHCRGLALPGGTPVGTPTAERGAAEQAAEAGGGGADTPADGTAGAAGPAVVLRSALDGRPGPAPGTLADHAHAAGAFLALYRATGDPDWKARARAVVEAVVATLVVDTDHGPALLASPAGDRALAAAQGGPAFASPLDGAEPSAVGSWAEVLLQWHVVSPGHAATLPAGGARAWAEGLLAHVDRLGPQAPVETGTALRLAARHAAVEDLLVATGGADDPAGERRRSLAWALVHGVVGVAGPAGSAPERTVPPDPDDVAAGRTSRDGGPALYLCHGTLCHAPVGTTAALDRLAGLSPGRG; encoded by the coding sequence GTGGATCCCACCGGCAACCAGCTCTCCGACACGACCAGCCCCTACCTGCTCCAGCACGCCGGCAACCCGGTGCACTGGCGGCCCTGGGGCGCCGAGGCCTTCGCCGAGGCCGCCCGGCGCGATGTCCCCGTCTTCGTCTCGATCGGCTACGCCGCGTGCCACTGGTGCCACGTGATGGCCCACGAGTCCTTCGAGGACCAGGCCACCGCGGAGGAGCTCAACGAGCACTTCGTGGCGGTCAAGGTGGACCGCGAGGAGCACCCGGACGTGGACGACGCCTACATGACCGCCACCCAGTTGCTGACCGGCCGGGGCGGCTGGCCGATGAGCGTGTTCACCACGCCGGACGGCCGTCCCTTCCACGCCGGGACGTACTACCCGCCCACGCCGCGGCAGGTCGGTGGCGGGGACGGTGCGGCCCACGGCGGGCGCGTGCCGTCCTTCCGCGAGGTGCTGGCCGCCGTCTTCTCCGCGTGGAGCTCCCGGCGCGCGGAGGTGGAGCGTGCCGCCGCGGCCCTCGCCGCCGAGGTGGGCCGGCAGTCCGGCGCGCTGGCCGGGATCGTCCTGGGCGCCGGATCCGGTGCGGGGACGGCCGCAGGGCGGGGTGACGGGACGGCGGCGGAGCGGGGTGCCCAGGACGGCCCCGCGTCCGGGGCCGGGGAGCCCCCGGGGGCGGACGGCCCCGACGGCGGCCCGCCGGACCCGCTCGACCTGCGGCCCGCGGGGCTCGCCGAGCCGGCCGAGGCGACCGCCGCGCCCGGCGCCGAGGCGGGCCCCCGGCGGTTCGGCCCCGCCCTGACCGGCGCGCTGGCTCGGCTGGCCGAGCTCGAGGACGAGGGCCACGGCGGCTTCGGCACGCGCGCCCCGAAGTTCCCGCCGAGCCCCGCCCTGGGCTTCCTGCTCCAGATGGCCTCGACCGGGCCGGCCCCGGAACGCCGCGCGGCCTGGGAGCTGGCCTCGCGCACGCTGGCCACGATGGGCACCTCGGCCCTCGCCGACCCCCTCTCCGGCGGCTTCGCGCGCTACGCCACGGACCGCGACTGGGCCCTGCCGCACTTCGAGAAGATGCTCTACGACAACGCGCAGCTGCTGCGCTGGTACGCCCGCTGGGCGGCCCTGCCCGGGCTCGTGGACCTCGAGCCGGTGGACCCGCGCCACCCCGGGCTCGGCCGCCGCCTGGCCCTCGGGACCGCCGCGTGGCTCGACGGGCGGATGCGGACGGCCTCCGGGGCCTTCGCCGCCAGCCTGGACGCGGACACCGTGGTCGGGGACCGCCCCGTGGAGGGCGCCACCTACACGTGGACGCCGTTCGAGCTGGGCGAGGCGCTGGCCGCCGGGGCCCCGGAGGCCCGGGCCGCCGACGTCGCGCACCTGGCCGGGGTCCTGGCCGGCGTGCCGGTCGAGGCCGGGGGCCGGGAGCTGACCCTGCATGCCGGGCGCCTGCTCACGGACGCCGAGCAACGGCTGTGGGACCGCGCGCTGCCGGAACTGCGCCGCCGGGCCGCCGCCCGCCCCCAGCCGGCCCGGGACGGCAAGGAGGTCGCCGCGTGGAACGGGATGGCCGTCACCGCGCTGGCCGAGGCATGGGCGCTGCTGGGGGAGGACTCGCTGCTCGGGTCCGCCCTGGCCGCCGGCCGGGCCCTGTGGCGGGTGCACTGCCGGGGCCTGGCGCTCCCGGGCGGGACGCCGGTGGGGACGCCGACGGCGGAACGGGGCGCCGCGGAGCAGGCGGCCGAGGCGGGGGGCGGCGGGGCGGACACGCCGGCCGACGGGACGGCGGGGGCCGCCGGACCCGCCGTCGTGCTGCGCTCGGCCCTCGACGGCCGGCCCGGCCCGGCCCCCGGGACGCTGGCCGACCACGCCCACGCCGCCGGGGCGTTCCTCGCCCTGTACCGCGCCACGGGCGACCCGGACTGGAAGGCGCGGGCCCGCGCGGTGGTCGAGGCCGTCGTCGCCACGCTCGTGGTGGACACGGACCACGGGCCGGCGCTGCTGGCCTCCCCGGCCGGGGACCGGGCGCTCGCGGCCGCGCAGGGCGGGCCGGCCTTCGCCTCCCCGCTGGACGGCGCGGAACCCTCGGCCGTGGGGTCCTGGGCGGAGGTGCTGCTGCAGTGGCACGTGGTCTCGCCCGGGCACGCGGCCACGCTGCCCGCCGGCGGGGCGCGCGCCTGGGCGGAGGGGCTGCTCGCCCACGTGGACCGCCTCGGCCCGCAGGCGCCCGTGGAGACCGGCACGGCGCTGCGGCTGGCCGCCCGGCACGCGGCGGTGGAGGACCTGCTCGTGGCCACGGGCGGGGCGGACGATCCCGCGGGGGAACGACGGCGGTCGCTCGCCTGGGCGCTCGTGCACGGCGTGGTGGGCGTGGCGGGGCCGGCGGGATCCGCACCGGAGCGGACGGTGCCGCCGGACCCAGACGACGTGGCCGCCGGCCGCACCTCGCGCGACGGCGGCCCGGCGCTCTACCTGTGCCACGGGACGCTGTGCCACGCCCCCGTGGGCACGACGGCGGCGCTGGACCGGCTCGCCGGGCTCTCCCCCGGCCGGGGCTGA
- a CDS encoding hemolysin III family protein produces the protein MSAPPDQTATGSRRWRVERVTDPDHPDFKPRLRGHLHAAMAPVALVAGVVLVALSPTPGLAWASAVYALTGLLLFAVSATYHLVQWAPEVALVLKRLDHTNIMLVIAGTYTPLSVALLPPGRATVLLVLVWIGALAGVAFRVLWTAAPRWLYTPVYVALGLAALLYIGDFLAASVVATVLVCAGGALYIAGAVFYALKRPNLHREWFGFHELFHLFTVGGFACHYAAILVAVLGR, from the coding sequence ATGAGCGCGCCCCCCGACCAGACGGCCACCGGCAGCCGCCGGTGGCGCGTGGAACGGGTCACCGACCCGGACCACCCCGACTTCAAGCCGCGGCTGCGCGGCCACCTGCACGCGGCCATGGCCCCGGTGGCCCTCGTCGCGGGGGTCGTCCTCGTGGCACTGTCCCCCACGCCGGGGCTGGCGTGGGCCTCCGCGGTCTACGCGCTGACCGGGCTCCTGCTGTTCGCCGTCTCGGCCACCTACCACCTGGTCCAGTGGGCCCCGGAGGTGGCGCTCGTGCTCAAGCGGCTGGACCACACCAACATCATGCTGGTCATCGCCGGGACGTACACCCCGCTGTCCGTGGCCCTGCTGCCGCCGGGCCGGGCCACCGTGCTGCTCGTCCTCGTGTGGATCGGCGCCCTGGCCGGCGTGGCGTTCCGCGTGCTGTGGACCGCCGCCCCGCGCTGGCTCTACACCCCGGTCTACGTGGCCCTGGGCCTGGCCGCCCTGCTGTACATCGGGGACTTCCTCGCCGCGAGCGTGGTGGCCACGGTGCTCGTCTGCGCCGGGGGCGCCCTCTACATCGCCGGAGCCGTGTTCTACGCCCTGAAGCGGCCCAACCTGCACCGCGAGTGGTTCGGCTTCCACGAGCTGTTCCACCTGTTCACGGTCGGCGGGTTCGCCTGCCACTACGCCGCCATCCTGGTCGCCGTGCTCGGGCGCTGA
- a CDS encoding PhoH family protein: MSVGEKSYLLDTSVLLSDPRAILRFAEHEVILPIVVISELEKKRDDPDLGYFARKALRLLDELRVEHGTLARPVPLGTEGGSLRVELNHISVDVLPHGFRSADNDARILAVAKNFADEGRDVTVVSKDLPMRVKASAMGLQADEYRNELVKDSGWTGTAEVTATEEEVTALYGHEPVALAGAAELPVNTGLVITSPRGSALGRVDRHGRTQLVRGDRDVFGLHGRSAEQRLAIDLLLDPTVGIVSLGGRAGTGKSALALCAGLEAVMERREHRKVVVFRPLYAVGGQELGYLPGSESEKMNPWGQAVFDTLGALVSTEVLDEVVDRGMLEVLPLTHIRGRSLHDAWVIVDEAQSLEKNVLLTVMSRMGQNSKIVLTHDVAQRDNLRVGRHDGIAAVVETLKGHPLFGHVTLNRSERSPIAALVTELLEDASI; the protein is encoded by the coding sequence ATGAGCGTGGGGGAGAAGTCCTACCTGCTGGACACCTCCGTGCTGCTGTCCGACCCGCGGGCCATCCTGCGCTTCGCCGAGCACGAGGTGATCCTGCCGATCGTGGTGATCTCCGAGCTGGAGAAGAAGCGGGACGACCCGGACCTGGGCTACTTCGCGCGCAAGGCGCTGCGGCTGCTGGACGAGCTGCGGGTGGAGCACGGGACCCTGGCCCGGCCGGTGCCGCTGGGGACGGAGGGCGGCTCGCTGCGGGTGGAGCTGAACCACATCTCCGTGGACGTGCTGCCCCACGGCTTCCGCTCCGCGGACAACGACGCGCGCATCCTGGCGGTGGCCAAGAACTTCGCGGACGAGGGCCGGGACGTCACCGTGGTGTCCAAGGACCTGCCGATGCGGGTGAAGGCCTCGGCCATGGGGCTGCAGGCGGACGAGTACCGCAACGAGCTGGTCAAGGACTCCGGCTGGACCGGCACCGCGGAGGTCACCGCCACGGAGGAGGAGGTGACCGCCCTCTACGGCCACGAGCCCGTCGCGCTGGCCGGCGCGGCCGAGCTGCCCGTGAACACGGGCCTCGTCATCACCTCCCCGCGCGGCTCGGCGCTCGGCCGGGTGGACCGCCACGGCCGGACGCAGCTGGTCCGGGGGGACCGGGACGTGTTCGGCCTGCACGGGCGCTCGGCCGAGCAGCGGCTGGCCATCGACCTGCTGCTGGACCCGACCGTCGGCATCGTCTCGCTGGGCGGCCGCGCGGGCACGGGCAAGTCCGCCCTGGCCCTGTGCGCCGGGCTGGAGGCGGTGATGGAGCGCCGCGAGCACCGCAAGGTGGTGGTGTTCCGGCCCCTCTACGCGGTGGGCGGCCAGGAGCTCGGCTACCTGCCCGGCTCCGAGTCCGAGAAGATGAACCCGTGGGGCCAGGCCGTGTTCGACACCCTGGGCGCGCTCGTGTCCACCGAGGTGCTGGACGAGGTGGTGGACCGCGGGATGCTCGAGGTCCTGCCGCTGACCCACATCCGCGGCCGGTCGCTGCACGACGCCTGGGTGATCGTGGACGAGGCCCAGTCCCTCGAGAAGAACGTGCTGCTGACGGTGATGAGCCGCATGGGCCAGAACTCCAAGATCGTGCTGACCCACGACGTCGCCCAGCGGGACAACCTCCGGGTGGGCCGGCACGACGGCATCGCCGCGGTCGTGGAGACCCTCAAGGGCCACCCGCTGTTCGGCCACGTGACCCTGAACCGCTCCGAGCGCTCGCCGATCGCGGCGCTCGTGACCGAGCTGCTGGAGGACGCCTCGATCTGA